Proteins co-encoded in one Solea senegalensis isolate Sse05_10M linkage group LG8, IFAPA_SoseM_1, whole genome shotgun sequence genomic window:
- the LOC122773088 gene encoding collagenase 3-like: MIALLVLALFAHSSAAPLSSEDKDDLLLAEKYLRRFYGLPAGLQGRQGQPSDALKAKIKEMQRFFNLKVTGNLDENTLELMKEPRCGVPDIGEYNHFPRHLKWPNTDVTFRIVNYTPDLKKSDVDRAIRNALNAWSDVTPLTFKKLYKGNADIMISFGSKEHGDYNPFDGPNGLLAHAYPPGEGIGGDTHFDEDEDWTKDSSAYNLFIVAAHELGHALGMSHSTDPGALMYPVYSYSTGYPLAEDDIEGIQALYGPNPNSRKVKPRPDAPTKCDPMLSFDAATELRGETVIFKDRFYWRLHPQMPEPEQTLIKSTWPSIPNKVDAAYENPEKDLVIIFSGIRMWALNGYNLVDGYPKYIHKLGLPKTIRKVDAAVHIGDTGKTLLFTDEEYWSYDEASGTMDTGYPRSIEDDFPGMSDEVDAAVYHYGYLYFFHDHVQYEYSYTSKKVIRIMRTNAILNC, translated from the exons ATGATAGCTTTGCTGGTGCTTGCGCTGTTTGCTCACTCCTCTGCTGCGCCTCTGTCGTCTGAGGACAAAGACGACTTGCTTTTAGCAGAG AAATACCTTCGTCGCTTCTATGGCCTTCCAGCAGGTCTACAGGGTAGACAAGGGCAGCCATCAGATGCCCTCAAGGCCAAGATCAAAGAGATGCAGAGATTCTTCAATCTCAAG GTGACAGGGAATCTGGATGAGAACACTTTGGAGCTGATGAAGGAGCCCAGGTGCGGTGTCCCAGATATTGGGGAGTACAACCACTTTCCTCGACACCTCAAATGGCCAAATACCGACGTAACATTCAG GATTGTGAATTATACACCAGACCTGAAGAAGTCTGACGTGGACAGAGCCATTCGCAATGCGCTGAACGCTTGGTCGGATGTCACACCTCTGACCTTTAAGAAGCTATACAAGGGCAACGCTGACATTATGATCAGTTTTGGATCCAAAG AGCATGGAGACTACAACCCCTTTGATGGGCCTAATGGACTGCTGGCTCATGCTTACCCCCCGGGCGAAGGCATCGGGGGAGACACTCACTTTGATGAGGACGAAGATTGGACCAAAGATTCCTCCG CTTACAACCTGTTCATAGTGGCAGCCCATGAGTTAGGACATGCCCTCGGTATGTCCCACTCCACAGACCCGGGCGCCCTGATGTATCCCGTCTACTCGTACAGCACAGGCTACCCTCTGGCTGAAGATGACATTGAAGGAATCCAAGCTCTCTATG GTCCAAACCCAAACTCAAGGAAAGTGAAGCCAAGGCCTGACGCACCAACCAAATGTGACCCGATGTTGAGTTTTGACGCTGCCACAGAGCTCAGGGGGGAGACGGTCATCTTCAAAGACAG ATTCTACTGGCGTCTCCACCCTCAGATGCCGGAGCCTGAGCAGACGCTGATCAAGTCCACATGGCCTTCCATACCCAACAAAGTGGATGCAGCTTATGAGAACCCAGAGAAGGATCTCGTCATCATATTCAGTG GGATCCGAATGTGGGCGCTGAACGGGTACAATCTCGTGGATGGTTATCCAAAGTACATTCACAAACTCGGCCTTCCCAAGACCATCAGGAAAGTAGATGCGGCGGTGCACATTGGAGACACAGGCAAAACTCTACTTTTCACTGACGAGGAATACTGGAG CTACGATGAAGCGTCGGGCACCATGGACACTGGCTACCCACGATCCATTGAGGACGATTTTCCAGGAATGAGTGATGAGGTTGATGCCGCTGTGTATCACTATG GATACTTGTATTTCTTCCATGACCACGTGCAGTACGAGTACAGTTACACCTCAAAGAAAGTCATTCGCATCATGAGGACCAACGCAATTCTCAACTGCTGA